CCTGCGCCTGCAATCCCCGCCCTGATCATCGGAGCTAAGGCATCTGGCACCTCGCCGTCTATGTTCGCTATCCTGAGAATTTTCATCCTAGGCGGGTGAGAATCTTATTTTCCAATCGCGGTAGCAAGAATAATGGGTGTTTTTCACCATATTATGATTCATGCCGCCATTAGGTAATAATTTGTCGCACACAAATCGGCATAACAACAAAAAAATTCCGGAATAACGCCCGTAAATCGAGTTTGGCACGATGCTTGCAAGAGAGAAATCAGACCATCAGGCAAAGGGCCTGAGGCACATAGGGATTTCAATCATGTTCGCATTCACCAAGTCCTTCATCGCCGCTGCCAGCCTCGTCGCTCTTGCTGCCCAGCCTGCCCTGGCGAAAGACATCGTAGTCGAGAACGTCCAGGCTGCAGCAAACCAGACGGCTCAGATTGATGTGTCCAACACCAACCTGAAATCTGACCGCGACTGGAATCGCGTTGCCGATACCATCCGTGTCAAGGCGGCCGATATCTGTGAACGTACGGTAGGCGCCAGCGATCGCCGCGAAGCCGATATCGAGGAATGCACGCAGGCCGCCTATGAAAACGGCGTACAGCAGATGCGCAATATCTATGCCCGCCGCACCCTGGCCGGCCAGACGCGACTGGCCCGCTCGTGAGCGAAAAGGCGCTACAGCGCGCGTGGCAACAGGATGACGAAACGGGCGCCTATGATCCGACCCGTTTCGTCATAACGGTTCTCGGCATGGAGCGTCCCGTGAAGGGCCTCGATAATCTGGCGGCTGATCGCCAGCCCCAGGCCTGAATGCTGGCCGAAATTCTCGGTCTGGGGTCGCTCCGAATAGAAGCGGTCAAAAATATCCTCGAGTTTGAGAGGCGGAATACCCGGCCCCTCATCACTCACCGTTATACGGATCTGCCTGTCCTCGGGGCGCATGAAGAGCGTTATGTGCCCGCGCGGGGGAGAGAATGAAATGGCATTGCCAATGAGATTGCGCAGGACCTGAACAAGACGGTCCTCGACAGCCAGTACACGCAGCGGATGATTGGCATCGTCGTGAGAGTCATCAAGAATGATGATCGCGTCTTCAGGCTTGCGCGTTGTCTGATGCATCTCCGTCAGGATGGAGAGCAGCATACCGACCGCCACGGGCTCAGAGCGTGTTCGTGACAGCTCGGCGTCGATACGGCTTGCATCCGCAATGTCGGTAATCAGCCGGTCCAGACGGCGGACATCGTTGTTGATGATCGCCAGCAGGCGCGTCTGCCGT
The sequence above is drawn from the Asaia bogorensis NBRC 16594 genome and encodes:
- a CDS encoding UrcA family protein, whose protein sequence is MFAFTKSFIAAASLVALAAQPALAKDIVVENVQAAANQTAQIDVSNTNLKSDRDWNRVADTIRVKAADICERTVGASDRREADIEECTQAAYENGVQQMRNIYARRTLAGQTRLARS